DNA sequence from the Harpia harpyja isolate bHarHar1 chromosome 2, bHarHar1 primary haplotype, whole genome shotgun sequence genome:
TAAACCAGAGTGAATGCACACTGGATCCAGTAGGGAAAGCTTTTTGCAGTTTCAGACTTCCTAAGAGTcgctttataatttaaaaattggaGAAAGCAGCTTGTCTGTGTCATATCAACAGGCGAACAAACAGTGGTCACAAAATGATTTCACAACTTCTTGTTAGACTGCTGAACTACATACTACTAGGGAGAGAAAACTGCTTCGAAAAAAATGACAGACAAGGTCTGCAACAGTGTGCAGGAAAAAAAGCGCTACTTAGATTTGCGTCACGGAGAAAGGTCATGGAAAGGCTGTAAAATGAGAATCCCAAGGTAGCACTGTCCTTCTCAGTCTTTGTCTTAGCAACACTGGAGATAGTAAGGGGAAAATCTTATTCTTTGGAAGCTGTAGATGGCTGTGGAGTAAAAGTATGCTCCCCACCAGACAGCTTTAGTAAGCTCACAAACTTCTTTCATTTGGGGTTTCTTCCCTGAAGCTCGCTGTACTCAAAGGCTCTGATGGCATCCCTGATACCCCCTGTCAACAGGCTGCTTTTAAAAGCTACTAGCTGAGGCTCATGGAAGGCTTTAGCGAGCCCTTTCCCAAGGGAGCCCGGTGCATGATGTGAATTGTGGCAATGGCTCTGGATGTGGTGGAGAAGACTTCAGCATTTTACCAGACATCAGCCACTTTGCACGTCGGTGCTGATCTAGGCTGTAACCTACACTGCTCTGGTTTCCTGAGGTCTTTCCCCTGTGAAAGGAGAAAACCAGGCTGGGAAAAGGCTACAACCTTTTGTGACCACAGAGTCAGGCAGAGTAGTTTCCCTTCTGCAGGAAAGAATTCCTCCCTCAACCCCAAAGCAAAAAGGAGACCTCAATTAGTGCTTGAGCAAGGACTCGAGGCATTCCCCAGCATGTGTGTTATGCAAGGGTCAGGTTCTGCTGCCCTGATTCCCGTTCCTCCCCGAAACTGCAGGCATTTGGGCACATGCCTCAAATACATGAGCACTCCCACCTACTGCACTGGCCTGCCCCAAAGCGTCCCGCTGAAGCAGCGCCAGCAGCCCCAGTTTCACAAGCGCTGACACCCACTGGTCCTATATCTGGGGtcacccagcagcaggagcatcaACCAGGCAGTGATGTACCCCTGTCTCATGTATCTTAGCTCTCTTCCTGCCTTCATAAAGGATGTATAGGAGAGCCGGGTTAGGCGCAAGATTaatgtattgcaatttttgacTGTTTAGAAGCTCATTGATGTTAAAACAGAGAGTAGAGTACATTATATGACCCACAGAATCCACTGAGATTTCTAAAGCCAGCTTGTTGTTTGTAAGCTCTCAGGAAAGACTGCACTGGACATCTCTTCCCTGCACCTGGACCCCCAACGCCACCCACTCCCATCACATAAACACCTATGAGGCAATTTAGGGCTGGGGTCTCCGGGGAAATGCAGCTCTGGTTATGAAACTGCCTTCCCCTTACAAGCCTGGGAGCCGTACCACAGCACAACTCCTTTTCTGCCCAACACAGATTCCTGCAGCAACATTTTCCATCCCCAGGCGTGGGAACAGGGCTCTAGCCACAACGTGGGTACCACTTCCTAGTCCTGCGGTGTGAGGAAAGGGACTGGAGATGCAGGAAGGAAGGGGCAGTATCGGTGCTGCCGACCAGCCCGGGGCAGTTgtggggaggagcagggctgcggTGCTGCCCTGCATTCCTTTCTGCATGGGCTGGTGGGCAAGGCGGGCTGAGAAATGGGGTAGGTGTGTTACACCCTCCTCTACTCAGGGCTCTCCAGCTGCTACCCTGCGCCACTGCCAGTCGTTCTCTGAGGACGCTTGCTGGAAGGCTGGACCTTGATCAGCTGCATTTTCAAACGCAGGACTCGTCCTTAATCTGCTGGGATTAAAAAGGGACGCAGTCTTAGCTACTCCCCAGAATTTAGGCGGTGTAAACAAGTGTTTTGCAAACCCCAGGACCAACAACAATCTGTCACTGTAAGCAAAAGCAAGCACTCCGCCCTGCTTGGGGCCAGGTTGTGAGCTTCGCACCGGAGTTTGAGATCCCAAACCCATGGTCCCACTAACACTGGTGATTGTGGCTGCACCCAGCAGCTGGTACCTGCCCTGTGGATTGCATAAGACTTGCCTACCAAGGGGTCTGCCTGCTTCCAGCAGAGTTGTTGCATCCTCTCACTGGCAGAAAAGCGAGAAATGAGAGGGAGGGCAGACAGGCTCAGACAACAGTTCATTGGATTAATTTAACAGTACATTCTTCAATAGCTTCAATCTGTTTCACagcttttttctgcctgcctggcTTCCTCTTGTGGGATGGCCACCAAAGTCCCATCTCGACTGGCAGGGGATGCCAGGGAGCTGTCTCTCAGTCACTCTCACTGCCTGTTCGGTGGGAGTCTGCCCCACGGCCGTGCTGCGGcctgaggcaggcaggcagtgctgtCCTGCCAGCGGACAGCGAGACCTTGCTGGCAGAGGACACGCTGCGGGCCAGGGGCTGCGTGGGGAACATAATGGTGCCTCGGGGTGCCTCCAGGAGCTGCCAGATCTCCCCCGAGGTGGAGCTGCCCAGGTACTCCCAGGGCCGGCGCCCGCTGCTGTCCCGCACCTGTACCTGGCACCCcagctgcagcaccagcaccTTGATGACAAGCTGGTGGCCGTGTATGGCAGCCAAGTGCAGCGGAGTGTACCCGCAGCCGGAGCGGGCATCCACGTCCAGGGCCAGCCCAGCCTGCCGTGCCGCTGCCGCCAGCTCCTGCAGGCCTGGCCCGTCACCGTGCTTGGCCAGCCAGTGAAGGACCGTGAAGCCTGACATGAAGTCCCGCTTCAGGGCCAGCTCCGGCTCTTCCAGGAAGAGCCCCCGCACCCGAGCCCAGCACCCCGCTGACATAGCCACTAGCCAGGCGTGCTCCCGCTGCCCCAGTGGCACCAACAGCCCCCGGCTTGGGACATTCCTGAGGGAGTTCTTGGAGGGCATGGTGCGGGGCTGCTGCCCACAGTCATCCGGCAGCGATGGGGGGATGCCCTGCACCTCCAGCAAAGCAAGCTGGCACCTGATGCTCCTGAAGACAGGCAGCcgtgctggggggctgctgtcTGGGGCTTGGGGCCCGGCGGGGCCCTGCGCCGGCAGCAAGGACTGGGATGGGGGTGGCCCGGCAGGGGGTGGCTGCGGGGAGCGGGACGGGGCTGGCTGGGTGGGGGACTGCGGTGGGGATTGGGAGGGGGGCGGCCGCACCCCACGACCTGACGGCAGCGGCAGGGTTTGGTATGGGTACAGCAGCAGGGCTTGAGATCGGGTTGGTCCGTTGGGGGTCAGCACCTTGGATCTCCTCGGCGGGGGTGGGGATGACCGGGTGGGGAGCTGCTGCAGGGACCTGGACTGTGATGGAGGCAGCCTGGTGGCCGGTAGCACGTCTGGGCCCGATAAAAgcggtggggatggggagggccCGGCGGGGAGCACCTGCAGGGACCGCGACAGGGGCAGCACCCCTGGGGCGGACAGCAACGGCGGGCACCGGCACGGGGGTGGCTCGGCGAGGGGTGGCCCCCGGGACCGGGATAGGGGCAGCTCGGTGGGAGACAGCGCCCTGGGGCCCCAGGACAGTAGCGGGGACTGGGACGGTCCGGCGGGGGGCCGCCCCCCTGGGCCTGCTGAGCGTGGTGGGGCCTTCAGCGGAGGCATCCcggcggggggcggtggcggAGACCGGGGCTGCGGCAGCCTGTCAGGGGGCAGCGCCCCGGGGCCCGACGGCAgtggcggggacgggggggggggcggccctcTAGGGCGTTGCGGCGGCAGGGACCCGAACGGGGCTGACCCGGTGCGAGGCAGCACCCCGGGCAGCGGTGGGGACCGGGACCGGCACGGTCTGGCGGAGGGCGGCTGCAGGCTCCGGTAtgggggcggcccggcggggggcAGCGCCCCAGGACCCGACGGCAGCGCCGGGGGCCGGGAGCGCGGCGGCCCGTCGGGGCGAAGCGCCCAGGGGCCCGAGGAGAGCGGCCGGGTCCGGTACGGGGGCGGctgcgcggggggcggcggggagcgggagcgggagcgggagcggggcggcccggcggggggcggcgccccggggcccggcgggggggcggcggcggaggcggcggcgcggcgcgcccGGCGGCACTCGCAGCAGGGTccgccgcggccccgggcggCGCAGCCCCCCGCGACGGCGGCCCTCGGGGGCTGTCCCCCGGCGGGCCGCGTCTTCTCCGCCGCCTTCCccggggggccgcgccgccggccggggtcgcggcggggcggcggcggcggcggctctttctcttcttcctcctccttgtcccGCTCCTGCCGttcctccggcggcggcggcggcggcagctccTCGTCGAGGAGGTCGCGGTACTTGCGGCGGAGGACGATGTCCTTGGAGGcgccgggagcggcggcggggtgGACGGTGGCCAGGGAATTGACGAGGCTCTTGAAATATTCGCGGCGCTCCCGCCGCTGCTGCTCCGTCAGCGCCGGGTCGCGGAGGAAGGGCTGGAAGTGGCGGAGCAGCGCCGTGTTGGGGGCtcggcccccggccccccagaGGAAATCCAGCACGGCCTCCTGGCTCAGCTCCCGCGCCATGCTCCGGGCCAGCCGGCTCTCGGTACTCCGCCtcggtgctcggcgctgcaccCAGCTGCGCGGCGCTGCCGCGGCGGGGAAACCCGCCTCCTGCCGCGCCGGGCCTCTccgcggccgccgcctcctccttctcctccttcgcAGCCGGGCCGCCACCCCCCCGGTTGCCTTTGCCCGGGGTGGCGGCCCGTGGGGCGGGGGTGACAGGCCTGAGAAACAGCGGCGGTGAAGGAGGGAAGCGGGGTagaggggctggaggagccttGCTAGTGCTCTGAGAAGAGCGAGGGTAATTTGCTGGCGTGCGGTGAGCAGAAAGAGCACTTCATCAGTCATCATGTCAGTGAACGGACCGGAGATGATGGGCACAAGTTAAAATGCAAGAAGTTACCTTTGCGTGGGAGGAAAAACTCTTTTGCAGTGAGGGTGATCAAGTACTGGAGtgggttgcctggagaggttgtggtcTCCGTCCTCAGGGACTTTCAAAGCTCCACGGGACGCAGTCCTGCTCTGTGTGACCCCACCTGAGCAGGGGCTGGACCAGACCATCTCCAGAagtgccttccaacctgaaccgccctgtgattctgtgacttaGGAAAACTAGCAATAAAGATACACGAATGTGATGTGGTTCAGCGTAGCTGTTATTACAAGTGTGTGGGATTGTACCCACGTACAACAACTACACACAAGTACCAAGAGTGCCCAAAGTCAAATTATATCTCATATCATCTCTGTATTTGCTGTATGCCTGAGGCAGGTTGGACACACGTTGTGCTGGACTGGGGTTCTAATGTTGTTCTGTATTGCTAATGCTATTATCACGAGGGTGTACATTACAGCTGAGTGGGATGGATAAGATCAGGGCTCCAGTGGACAATGTGTCCTGTATACACCAAGCAaatggcagcccctgccccaaggAGTTTGGGGAGTGAATATGGGTGGAAAGTGTGGGGGAGAGGGTGTGCTGGTTTTTTCTGTCCTACAGTCAGGGAACAGAGGCGTGGAGGGACTGAGCTCGATATAGGCTCCTGGCTTTAAAGAGGTCTGGGTCGGGTCCTAAGTCACGCTCCGGAAATCATCTCTACTGCAGGCTCCCGGGTATCCATAAATATTTTTAGCTGCCTGTAATCTAGGCAGCTGGAATACCCTCCAGCCCGCTGCAAGTCCAGAAGCGTACGCAACCTTCACAAACCCCAGGCAGAGATTGCAATAGATGGTGTGTACAGGCTTGTGATTTCTGTTTCGGTAACACAAAACCTTGGGATAACTTCTAAGATTTATCCCCTGCAAACACATTCAAGAGTGGATGCGTGCGGCAGTGTTGCTCTCGAGTAAGCAAGCTACACAGGTCTGTGCTTTTGGATTGCTGACTCTGAAGCATTAGTTTCTGCCTCAGTACGTTATCACGCCGGTTTGCAGGATAAATTGCCCTGTGCAGCCGCAGGACTGCTAAACTGTAACCTCTGGAGTGGTGGGAGCAGCCCTGAAAGAAAGTTTCAAGTTTCTAAGTTAGAAGTTACAGTTTATGCAATGTATCAGAAAAGTCTTCCAGTGTGCCAAGGTTTGGCTTGCTTGGGTGGTACAGCAAGAGAAACTGCGCTAGGTGCTCTGCCACatcttgcttttggttttcccTGTGGTGTATATTGTAGGAGAGTGTGGTTGCAGCCCATCAGTGGTGTTCATCTGAGTTGGGTGCAGGTGCTGGGAAAAGGGTAAGTCTCATgttaatattttatcattttgtaCATGCTTTTGGTACAGTTCTTCAAGCCATAAATacctttctccctcttcttctgaTGAGCCCTGAACTGCAGTCACAACTCTGTGTTTGAGAGCAGCACGCTCTCAGCGGAAGCGGTTGTGATGAAATGAATGGAGCATAATGATATAGTTGTGATCACAAATAAGAGAGGAGGGTAGATTGTGAAGATAAAAAATCCGAGTAAATAACAGCGGCAAATGACAACACTCCTATGAAAGCGTTGTTTTGGTTTAATGGACTAAGGTGTAAGCAGGAGGCTTTCTATGagatcatatttttatttaaacactctCGGAGGTATTATCTTCCTTACTGTAAGCTTAGctttgactaaaaaaaaatagatgtttttctACTGAGAAATGTCAGCCCTCACCCTGTAAACTTTTTTCTTGAAGTTAGTGAAACACACTCAGGTAACGCTAAGTGACTGCTGAAGTACCTGCAGGACTGAGACCAGCACTGAATGCTGATGCTTTTGCATTGCTGAGGTTGGAAAAGCGTCACTGAGCTTGTTCGAGTGAAATGGGTTAAACTGATGCATCTCACTTGACAGCCACTACTGGCTGGGAGCGTGTTGCTTACTGGATAGCTCAGGTGGCGGACAATTATACGGCAGTTGGTTGTAACCCGTTTGGTTACGACTGTCTGTTGATACCCTTTGTTGGCACATACAGAAGTCTGCTGAAAGAGTAGCTCGCGTTGATTCAGAGGCAGACCAAATGCTGGCACCCGTCTCTCCCCTTACAGCCTGAGCTGCAAATCACATTTTGGGATTAAGGGAGTGTAACACTGCATGCAGGCAAGGAGAAGCGCAGCCCTACTACCTGGAGTTGCTTCATCGCCTGCTTCACGCTAAGTGGTTTAAAGAGACTCTTGTTTCCCTTTATGCTTTAACGATTTACCCTGTCTGTAAATCGGTCAGTTTTGTTGTGGGTAGGAGTCCTCAGTATTGCTAAATTTACCCCGGTCTCGCCCTCTTTGGGAGTTCTGGACACAGCAGGTCTCTTTGGGTGAAATTTGAGTAAGTTGTGAGCAGTGCTAATCACAAAATGGAGGCAGGATCAAGCATTacttcaacattaaaaaaaaaataaaaaataaggccACCACTTAGTCTTGTAGCTTCCTATTGTAGTGCAAGAAGATGTTGCCTTTAGGGAGCTATATacctgtgtttgtttttaaacagcaggTAAGTTAACCCAAGTTCTGTGTCTACTTGCGTATTTTCTCATCCCATATAATCTGAGAAATTGCCCCACAGCTGACACAAAAGGTTATTAAAGCATTGACGTGCCATATCTGCAAAATGATgcaaaacagctttggaaaaatgGTTCCCACAGGGTCTCTAGAGTGAGGGACTGGCAATTCCCTTTGCACAGGTACCGGTTTGTTAGCAGCAGTTATGAAACTTTGTGGAGCGAGGGGTCTGCTTCTTCCCACTGAACACTAGGAATGCAAGGAATTATGCTAGCTGAGATCTAGAGAGATTGCAGAACATTTCTTTGTcgtgatgggtttttttcccctactcttTCAGCATGAACAGCCATACCCAGGAAGGTCTGTACGCATGAGTGTCGCAGAGAAAACTCCACCACTTTGAGCCAAGCTTTGGGCCAAGGAAGGACAAGGTGAGTCACGTTAGAGTTTTGCAAACGCAGAAGGTCTTTGCGTTAGCTAAGCTGATGTATGAATATCACGCATGCCTGTAATTCAGACAAGGTGAAGCTGTGTCTGCCTCACCCACAGATGCAATGAGGGCAACTCTTTAGATACGATCATCGGGTTTCCACTAGAGGCTGCACTGGTCTGAGCACATTTCCCAGCACAGGCACGCTCAGCACCTCCTCACCTGGAG
Encoded proteins:
- the SOWAHB gene encoding ankyrin repeat domain-containing protein SOWAHB, which encodes MARELSQEAVLDFLWGAGGRAPNTALLRHFQPFLRDPALTEQQRRERREYFKSLVNSLATVHPAAAPGASKDIVLRRKYRDLLDEELPPPPPPEERQERDKEEEEEKEPPPPPPRRDPGRRRGPPGKAAEKTRPAGGQPPRAAVAGGCAARGRGGPCCECRRARRAAASAAAPPPPPAGPPPYRSLQPPSARPCRSRSPPLPGVLPRTGSAPFGSLPPQRPRGPPPPPSPPLPSGPGALPPDRLPQPRSPPPPPAGMPPLKAPPRSAGPGGRPPAGPSQSPLLSWGPRALSPTELPLSRSRGPPLAEPPPCRCPPLLSAPGVLPLSRSLQVLPAGPSPSPPLLSGPDVLPATRLPPSQSRSLQQLPTRSSPPPPRRSKVLTPNGPTRSQALLLYPYQTLPLPSGRGVRPPPSQSPPQSPTQPAPSRSPQPPPAGPPPSQSLLPAQGPAGPQAPDSSPPARLPVFRSIRCQLALLEVQGIPPSLPDDCGQQPRTMPSKNSLRNVPSRGLLVPLGQREHAWLVAMSAGCWARVRGLFLEEPELALKRDFMSGFTVLHWLAKHGDGPGLQELAAAARQAGLALDVDARSGCGYTPLHLAAIHGHQLVIKVLVLQLGCQVQVRDSSGRRPWEYLGSSTSGEIWQLLEAPRGTIMFPTQPLARSVSSASKVSLSAGRTALPACLRPQHGRGADSHRTGSESD